The genomic window CTTGTTCACCGGCAGCATTTCGGAATGATCGAAAATGCTTTCATCCGGGCAGTAGATGCCAGAGGAAAGGAAATTACCAAATTCAGCCTTTCCGGTGACGACAGCATGAACGGCATGTGTTCCATGGTTTTTGCAGAAGCCTACCGCCACAACGGCGACTGGAAATTCCGCGCCATCGGTGAACCACACCGGACGGATAACTTTATCGATGTACTGGTACCGTATACTTATTAAAAAGTATGCTGGTAAAGCATTTATACTTTGTTTATTATAATGCTAAAATTAAAACAAGAGATATTATTAAAATTGTAATTACAACCAGACTTGTACCTCCTTTTTTAGCGACATAACTATTCTGGTTTTCAAAATCAGGATACTTTTTTTTGGCTTTACCGATTGTTCTTATTGCTTTTTTCAGATATAAAATATTTCCTGAAAATCCTGTGGTAATTAAAAACAGTACAGTAATACAAAAACTAAAAATAACAGTTCTTTCCTCACCAATCAGTCTTTTAAGAAGTAAATTTTCAAATAAACTCTCTAAGGAAATAAATGAATAAATAATTATAACTTCAATATACATTTTTCTGTAAAGAAACCAGAATATTCCAAAGATTAATGTGGCATAATTAAAAGTAAACTTTTTGCCTTGGTTGTATTTGTCTAGTGTCTCAAGATAATAATCATCTCTTTTCTGAAAGAAGCTTTTATAAAGTTCAATATCGTTTTTCATAGTTATTGTTTAAATAGTAAATTACTTCAGCGCGATTTTCAGTCCCATTTCGTTTTTCATCTGCAATAAAACTTCCGCATTTCCACGTGCGTCATCTACCGGATGATGGGTGTGCGCCGTTTTTCTCAAATGCTTCCATTGGGCAAAAGTATCTTTTTCCAGTCCGCAATACAGGTCGGCCAGCCTTCGTGATGAAAACCCGAATGGATTTCTTCCGATGAAGTGATGGAAATACCAGCAGATGAACATCCAGTCAAAGCCATTGTTGTCGCTGATGAAAACAGGTCTTCCTTTTGAATTCTCCTTAATCCATTCCTCGAATCTCAGCATAACTTCTTCAGGGTCTTCAAAACTTAGGGTTTCTTCCCTTGTAAAGCCTGAAACCGCCAGTGCATCGGCATTGAAGCTTCCGTATATCGGCTTTAGCTTTCCGTAGAATGTTTTGTCGAGATTTTCATCTACCAGTACCGCTCCGAAACAGATCATTGAAAAATCCCCGGGAATCGGACCGTCCGATTCTATATCGACCATGATGTAGCTCATATTTTGTGTTTTTAATTTTTAACCTGACGAATATATCAAAAAATTACTTGTAAAGTCCGGTATTTACAAAAGTTCAAAAAAACTTCTTTTTCCGATTTTTATTTTCTTTCCCACTATCAATTCAATTTCTTCATCAGGATCGGTTAATTTTTCATTATTCACCTGAACGCCGCCGTTTAGGATCAGTCTCCGGATAAAAGATTTGCTCTCATTATTTTTGAGCTGATGACATAGTACCGCTAAAGTCATGGGGCGGTGATGATGAAGTGAACTGATAAGGACCGGTTCGAAAACCTTTTCGTCAAAATTCTTATTCTGGAACTGATTCATAAAAAACTGCTCGGCCTGCTCCGCCGATTCTTCATTATGGTATTGTGCAATTATATTCCGGGCAATCCGTTTTTTGATGTTCATGGGATTCTCTCCGTTTTGGGCCGAAAGCTTTATGTTTTCTTTTTCTATAGGGGGAAAATCGGTCGTTAAATCAATGAATTCATCAATTAAAGAATCCGGGATAGACATTGTTTTTCCAAACATTTCGTGAGGTCCGTCCGTCAGTCCAATTGTGTTGTTTAACGATTTGCTCATTTTTTCTTTTCCTTCCAGCCCCTTCAGCAATGGCATGCACATGACGATCTGTGGCGGATTTCCGTGGCTTTCCTGCAGCTGTCTTCCCATCGTGCAGTTGAAAAGCTGGTCGGTTCCGCCCATTTCGATGTCGCTTCCGATCTGTACCGAATCGAATCCCTGTAAAATCGGGTATACCAGCTCATGCATAGCGATCGGCGTATTTTCGGTAAATCTTTTATTGAAATCATTCCGGTGCATCAGCTGGGCAACCGTTACTTTAGACATCAGCTGGATGACCTCCGAAAACGGCAGCGCATCCAGCCAGTCGGAATTAAAAACAATTTTTGATTTTTCTACATCGATCACTTTGGAAAGCTGTCGGATGTAGGTTTCTGCATTGTGCTTTACTTCTTCGGCAGTGAGGGGTTTCCGGGCTTTGTTTTTACCGGTCGGATCACCGATTCTTGCGGTAAAGCTTCCCACGACGATCACCACCTGGTGCCCCAGTTCCTGAAACTGCCTCAGTTTTTTCAGGACAACGGCGTGACCTAAGTGCAGGTCGGGAGCTGTGGGATCAAAGCCAAGTTTGATAATGAGCTTTCTGTTTTCTTTCTCGGCCTGTCGCAGTTTTTCTTCCAGACCGTTTTTCGGCAGAATAATTTCTGCATTTTCTTGTAATGTACGAATCATTTTTTTTGAATTTTAAACATGAAGAAACCCGGACGAAAAGGTCCGGGTTCTCTATTATTTTAGTTGAATTTTTTACTGAAATAAATCTACAGAAGCTTTCCCGAACAATAATAGGCCGGGTAATAATAATTGCTGAAAAAAGGCAATCGTAAGATGTAGTTAAGTTGCTTCATTGCTGCAAATATAGAAATTTTATCTCTAGCTTTCAGGTTAATTGCTGTGAAGCCTTAAAATATTTCCTTTGTAAAATTTTGTACAGTCATACAGCTCGGAGAAATGCTGGTGTACTTTTGGCGCTTGCGTTACGGCAGAGGTTTTTTCCTGAAGTACGGTTTCCGCAAGGGAATAAAGATTCCTGTTGCCTGCTTTCAGATAATCAAAATGAAAGTTGGTGCTGTCTTTTTCATTCATTATTCCTGAAAAAAAGATTCCGTAGATCAGAAACTGATTAAAAGTGTCTGCATCTGTTTTGTACCCGAGGCTGATCTCCGAATGTTTTTCATAATCCGACTGGATCTGATGAAAGATTTCCGTTTCCGAAGAATCTGAAATTTCATGGAAAATATCGATCCCGTGAATAAATAGCTGGGCTTTCAGCTCTTCCGGATCAGCACTGCATCTGGCATTGAACCATTTAAGAATACCTTCCAGCTCTTCTTTTGAAATATCGTCAATATGATGAAGTGTTTTTTTCTTGATAAGCTCCAGGCTTGTTTTTCTGTCTTCTTCTAAAAATTGGAGAACATGCTCTTCTTCACGGCAGAGTTTGTTGTATAAATTGATTTTTGCTACAACCGGATTGGTCTTTATGAAGTAAAGTTTTTCTGCCATAATCTTATGTGATGCTTTGTTTCTGAGCCAATTTCATAACTAAGGTAATGAAAAAAAACACATAAAATCAGAGGACTTTACGATTTATCAGATTTTTAATGTTTTTCGATTATCTATATGATTTTTTTAACTGTATAATTAACGGGACTCAGGATCGAAATGCGCTTTAAAAGTCAGCGGATCTTCCTGCTTGTCTTCGGCTGTTTCCAGGTATTCGTGGTATTCTTCAGGATGTTTTCCCATATACGTCATGACAATGGCAAGGTTGATGAACAGGTTTTTATCAACGGAACCTAAGTTTAATGCTTTGTGAAGATATTCCAGAGCGAGATCATCTTCTCCCATATCCGAATACACTGCCCCGATACTGATTAATGCAGCTGTATTCTGAGGTTCTTCAGATAAAATATCATCCAGCTCCTGAATCAGAAGATCATTGATTTGGTCCCAGTGATCTTCATTTTCCCAACGCTTGGCCTGAAGTTTTTTTACGTTTTCCAGTCTTTTGATTATGATATTCATGATTTAAATGAGAAATGTAAAATGCTTAAATTAAATGTTTTTCCATTTTGATATCTGCTCTTTCATAAAGTCCGGGTTCGAGCGGGATTTCTCGGAACCCGTATTTTTGATAAAGATGTATGGCTGACTGTAACTTCGTATTGGAGTACAGGATCAGTTTTTCTGCGGATTGTTCCCTGGCAAAGCCGATGCAGTACTCAAGCAAAGCCGTTCCGATCCCGTAACCTTGTGCTTTTTCGGAGACGGCCATTTTCCCGAGTTCGAAAACAGATCCGGATTTTTTCAGCAGGGAGGCCGTTCCCACAATTTCACCCTCCCGTTTTGCATAGAAGATGAACCCGCCTTTATCAATAATCTCCTTTTTAGGATTAGATAATGAAATCCGGTCGCCCTCTTCAATCCTGAAATATTTTTCCAGCCATTCGTAGTTAAGGATTCTAACAGGATCCTGAAGATCGTCGGAAAAGGGGATGATTTCAATTGAATGAAGAGATTTCATAAGGGTTTTTTAATGTGTTCAACTAAAATTTTATCCCGTTAATTTTCATTTTCTTTAATCTGAAGTTTTAATTGGGATTTGGTATTTCTAAATTTTGTTTTGGTAACAGGACTTGAACTTGTATCCTCTTGGATGAAGATCAGAGGTATTCTGCTCATGAGTGATCCTAAAAAATAGACAGGTGCAGGGCTCGAACCTGCGTCGATCCGGAAGAAGAGCCGGACATTCTACCACTGAATTAACCTGTCTTTATTTATTAATCTTTCCTGAGAAAAATTTATTTTTTTTAAGTATTGTTGCCATAAATGGATTTGAAACCATTACTCCGTGCACAAGTTCGGGAGTCGGTTTATATTTTGCAATCGTGTGAGTTCTTGGGGCAATCCACCCGGACTTTTCCGGATCTATTCTCACCTCTTTGCAAATATCTGCAATTAATTTTTTATTACAAAAAGCTTTTCCTTCAAAAACTTCCCAAGGTAGTGGAAGTTTATTCCAGACTTCCGTATCCGGATCAATTTTACCTCCTGTTGCATAATGCCAGGCAACGACATCGGCCGCCATTAGCCTCATGACTTTTCCAAAGCAGAGATCATCCAGAATAACTTCCATTCCTAAGGAATAGACCAGATTCATCCAGCTATCCCTGGCTTTATTCCAGGCTCCTGCCGTATTATTCCATGTAGATGAATCATTTCCTTTTTTTACTGCCATGGTCTTTCTATTAATGTCATTGTTTTTCCATAAATCGCTCATAAATTCTGCAATCTCCTGGATAATTGAGGTCCATTTTCCCAAGAGTATCCCTTTTTGTTCCTCCGTTAAATGAGATAACGTTTCATCACTTGCGTAGATGTGAGAGACGGCCCACCAGTTAGTGTTTGCTTCGTTACTCCTACATCTGTTGAATAACATTTCACAGATTTCATCAAAAGGCCTTTCCTGGCTATGATTAGTAAATGCACTTCTTACATTGCAGCGTGCATTATAGTAAGCAATGAAACAAGCGGTGTTTATATCTGCACTAAAATCCCCGAAATTAATCGTGTGGCTTAACCCATGTTTTGAAATTTTCTGGAATTCCAGCTTTTTACTTTCAATAATAAATTTCTGCAGTCTTTTTTCTATCCTTTTTAAAAGTCGCCATTTTTTGTTATAACTCCTCTTGGAAATATCAAGGCCCACTTCTTTTCGTTCTGTTTTATTCAACCGGTCCGTTTTGAAATTATTCTGACCTACCGGTTTTGAAATTAGAGGAGAAATATCATATAAAAACTGTTCAATCCCTTCGGTCTTACTGTAATCCGAATCTGAAAGATTTTGAACCCTGAAGATTTTAAGAGCTTTGTTAATCTGCCTGTCGGCTCCGATGACTTCACCGAAACTTTCCAGCATGGATGTGTATCCAAAAAAACTTCTGTTTAAGGCACCTTGTGCAGCTTTTTCGAGGACTTCATTTTCAGCAGTAGTAAGTTTGTCCTGAATTATACCAGCAATGATTTCTGCAACATCTTCCGGACGTTTGCGCTCGTTCAGGGTTTCATAAAGATTCTGAATATTATACATTGTTTTCTAAATATTAATTGGCTGATATCTTTCTTTAAAATCAGTCCCGCTATCATATTCTGCGGGATTCACAAAAGTAATAACTCCGATGTTGGAATTTAATTTCTGTTTTAAATCATGTAAATAAATTTCAGCTAGTGCAATGGTACCGTCAATCGTCAGGCTGAATATGGTTTTGTTATCATCCGTTATGTTGACACAAAAGAAATTCTATCAGGGTTGTCAATATTTTGATTCCAGTAAAATGTCTGCTGAACATAATCCGTATCTATAAAATAATCAATCATTTATTTATTGCTTTCAAACTCTTTCTCACTATCCGGTCTGTAGGTATAATCTAAATTTAAATGTTCGTGTTTTGGTAGGTCTAAATTTAAAAGGTTAAATATTTTTTCGGATGACTTTCCGTCAAAATATACCTGGCAGACAATATCCTGTATAAATTCAATAAGTCAAATTTAAAATAAAAAACCATTAAGCTGATTCACTTAATGGTTTAAAAATATTTTTACCCAAACGCCCTTTTCAATAGACTCTCCACTTTCGGTTCGCTTCCTCTGAAGCTTTTGTACAATTCCATCGGATCTTTGGTACCGCCGGAAGAAAGCAGGACTTTATATTTGGCGGCGATTTCCGGATTGAATATCCCGTTTTCCTTGAAGTACTGGAAAGCGTCGGCATCGAGGACTTCTGCCCACTTGTAAGAATAATATCCTGCCGAATAACCACCCTGGAAAATATGCGAGAAGCTCGGGCTCATTGCCATTTCCGGATTGGCTGGATATAATTGGGTAGCTTTCGTATATTTATCCTCAAACTCCTTTACACTTTTATTCTCCAACTCTCCAACCTTGGTATGATAATTCATATCCAGCAGTCCGAAACCAAGCTGTCTGAGGGTTTGGTAGCCTTCCATGAAGTTTTTCGACTGGGCGATCTTTTCTATTTTTTCATCCGGCAATACTTCACCGGTTTTGTAATGTTTGGCGAATGTTTTTAAAAATTCCGGCTCGTAGCAGAAATTTTCAAGGAACTGGGACGGCAATTCCACAAAATCCCATTTCACAGAAGTCCCAGAAAGATTTGGATATTGGGTATTGGCCAGCATTCCGTGCAGGGCATGACCGAATTCATGGAACAAGGTAGTTACTTCTTGGAAGGTCAGTAAACTTGGCGTATCCTTTGTCGGTTTGCTGAAATTGCAGACGATGGAGATGTGCGGACGGGAATTTTCACCGTCTTTCTTATACTGGTTTTTATAGCTCGTCATCCAGGCTCCGGCTCTTTTGCCTTTTCGTGGGAAATAGTCTGCATATAATAGAGATTTGTATTCCCCATTTTCTTTAACTTCATACACTTTTACATCTTCATGGTATTTCGGGACATCGTTTCTTTCCTCGAAAGTAAGTCCGAAAAGCTGGTTGGCTAATCCGAAAACGGCATCCTGAACCTGATTCAGAGGGAAATAAGGTTTCAGTTCCTCATCATTCAGATCGTATTTGGCTTTACGGAGTTTTTCCGCGTAGAAAGCGTGGTCATAAGCCTGCATTTCTTCAATACCGTCAGCTTTAGCCAATGCTTTCAATTCTTCGATTTCTTTTCCGGCGTACGGTTTTGCTTTGGTTAAAAGTTCGTTCAGGAAGTCGATTACTTTCGCAGGGGATTTCGCCATTCTTTCTTCCAGTACATATTCCGCATAGTTTTTATAGCCGAGCAGTTCTGCTTTCTGCTGTTTAAGTGAAAGAAGTTCTTTAACAAGATGCTGGTTATCAAATTCTCCACCGTCAAAAGACCTTTTACCGTTAGCCAAGGCCAGCTCCTTTCTCAGGTCGCGGTTTTCGGCGTACGTCATAAACGGGATATAGCTCGGGTACTGTAATGTTACGACCCAGCCTTCCAGGTTTCTCTCTTTTGCTTCCTCGGCATATTGTTCAAGAATAGCGTCGGGAATTCCTGCTAGATCTTCTTTGCTGGTGATGTGCTTGAAATAATTGTTCGTTGAGGCCAGAACATTCTGCCCGAACTGAAGCGACTTTAAAGATAAATCCATATTGATTTTCTTTAGTTTTTCCTTGTCTTCTTCGTTCAGCAAAGCACCGCTTCTTACAAAACCTTTGTAGGTTTCATTGAGAAGCATCTGCTGTTCTTCGTTGAGGTTGTATTTTTCCTTTTCGTCGTAGACTTTTTTAATTTTGTTAAACAAAGCTTCGTTCTGGGAGATTTTCGAGGAATATTCTGTCAGGATCGGGGAAACTTCCTGCGCAATCTGCTGCAGCTCGTCGCTGGTTTCGGCAGAATTTAAATTAAAGAATATATTGGAAGCCACATCCAGCTGCTCTCCGGAATAGGCCAGTGCTTCGATTACATTTTCGAAAGTAGGCTCTTCGGGGCTATTGACGATCGCATGGATCTCCTCTTCCGATTTCCGGATCAGTTCCTTAAAAGCCGGAAGGTAATCGGCATTGCTGATCTGATCAAAAGGCGCTGAATGATATGGGGTATTAAATTTTTCTGTTAAAATATTCATAGTCTGATTTTAATATTTGTAAATGTAACGATTCCTGCGAACCGACAGCGAAATTGCGCAAAAATAATGCCTGAGTAAAGCGGTGTGACAAAATTGACGGTATTGCATAATCTTGTCATATGCAAAGCCGGAATGTGCCGGAAATAATTAATTTTGACAGCAGTCGAATCCTGACTTTATTAAAAAATAACCTTAAAATACGGTGACTATGAAAACCTTCTTAAAAATTATCGGTATCCTTATTCTTTTGCTTATTGTTTATGCTGTTGTAGCCATGCTGGCGTTCGGTAACAATTATCATTATGAAAAATCAATGGTAATCAATGCTCCGAAAGAGAAAGTCTGGCAACAGGTCAGTTCGATGAAAGCTTTCAACCAATGGAACCCGTGGATGAAGCTGGATCCGTCGATGAAAATTGCCTACTCCGGAAATGCTGGTGAAGTAGGAGACAAGTACTGCTGGGACAGCAAAGATGATCACGCAGGAGCTGGGTGTCAGGAAATCAAAGAATTGGTTCCGGAGCAGAAGCAGAAAACAGAAATGATTTTTATAAGACCATTTGCGGGTGAGGCGACTTCCGAAATTATGCTGTCTCCAGAAGGAAATGCAACGAAGGTAACCTGGACGATGGATACGGAACAGGATGCCATGATGAAGGTCATGAGACCGATGATGGATTACCAGATGGGAAAATCTTACGAAGAAGGACTGAACAACCTGAAAAAATTAGCTGAAAAATAAAATGAAAGCCTTGTCGACGGACAAGGCTTTATTATTTAATATTCTTTTTTACCAATTTCGTTAATTGAATTATAATTCCCTTGTCCTTTCGGGTTCGGACCGTATTCGTTGGGTCCGTGATCACTGTCGGCAAACAACATCCACAGGCCATAAAAAGGAATGATCTGGAACCATCCGGAGTTGCCGCGGTCATGGCATCTCTTTGCCCCTTGTGCCAACATAAACCAAATTAAAGGAATAGCCAAAAGTAAAAAGATGATAAGAACGGTTCCTGAAGGTTCATCATTATTAAAAGTGAAAAGATTAAAAGGAACAGAAAATGCTAAATAAATAAGATAAGACAATCCGTACTCTGTTCTTCTGATTCTGCCGTTGAAGGAAAACGGTGCTTTAAACATGATATTAGTTTTAAAATTAAGACCGTAAAAATAGAAATAATTTTTAAAAATTGAAAAAATAAATCAAACTGTTATTTTATGTTAAGCTGAATAGAGATTATTTAAAAAATATTATCTTTATATAAAGATTCGATACATGGAGAAGATAGTATTTGAAAAGAACAACATCAGGAATTATGTAAAAGACGTAATTGCCGGAAAAATAGAGAAACTGAAAAATTTTATAGAATTTACCCTTGAAGCAAGCCGCGAAATAAAAAAGACCCCGAAATATGACAGCATGAGAGAAGAAATGCAGGAAGA from Chryseobacterium sp. SORGH_AS_0447 includes these protein-coding regions:
- a CDS encoding SRPBCC family protein, giving the protein MKTFLKIIGILILLLIVYAVVAMLAFGNNYHYEKSMVINAPKEKVWQQVSSMKAFNQWNPWMKLDPSMKIAYSGNAGEVGDKYCWDSKDDHAGAGCQEIKELVPEQKQKTEMIFIRPFAGEATSEIMLSPEGNATKVTWTMDTEQDAMMKVMRPMMDYQMGKSYEEGLNNLKKLAEK
- a CDS encoding 3'-5' exoribonuclease, whose product is MSYIMVDIESDGPIPGDFSMICFGAVLVDENLDKTFYGKLKPIYGSFNADALAVSGFTREETLSFEDPEEVMLRFEEWIKENSKGRPVFISDNNGFDWMFICWYFHHFIGRNPFGFSSRRLADLYCGLEKDTFAQWKHLRKTAHTHHPVDDARGNAEVLLQMKNEMGLKIALK
- a CDS encoding GNAT family N-acetyltransferase; its protein translation is MKSLHSIEIIPFSDDLQDPVRILNYEWLEKYFRIEEGDRISLSNPKKEIIDKGGFIFYAKREGEIVGTASLLKKSGSVFELGKMAVSEKAQGYGIGTALLEYCIGFAREQSAEKLILYSNTKLQSAIHLYQKYGFREIPLEPGLYERADIKMEKHLI
- a CDS encoding DUF805 domain-containing protein — translated: MFKAPFSFNGRIRRTEYGLSYLIYLAFSVPFNLFTFNNDEPSGTVLIIFLLLAIPLIWFMLAQGAKRCHDRGNSGWFQIIPFYGLWMLFADSDHGPNEYGPNPKGQGNYNSINEIGKKEY
- a CDS encoding M48 family metallopeptidase; amino-acid sequence: MNIIIKRLENVKKLQAKRWENEDHWDQINDLLIQELDDILSEEPQNTAALISIGAVYSDMGEDDLALEYLHKALNLGSVDKNLFINLAIVMTYMGKHPEEYHEYLETAEDKQEDPLTFKAHFDPESR
- the tyrS gene encoding tyrosine--tRNA ligase, with the translated sequence MIRTLQENAEIILPKNGLEEKLRQAEKENRKLIIKLGFDPTAPDLHLGHAVVLKKLRQFQELGHQVVIVVGSFTARIGDPTGKNKARKPLTAEEVKHNAETYIRQLSKVIDVEKSKIVFNSDWLDALPFSEVIQLMSKVTVAQLMHRNDFNKRFTENTPIAMHELVYPILQGFDSVQIGSDIEMGGTDQLFNCTMGRQLQESHGNPPQIVMCMPLLKGLEGKEKMSKSLNNTIGLTDGPHEMFGKTMSIPDSLIDEFIDLTTDFPPIEKENIKLSAQNGENPMNIKKRIARNIIAQYHNEESAEQAEQFFMNQFQNKNFDEKVFEPVLISSLHHHRPMTLAVLCHQLKNNESKSFIRRLILNGGVQVNNEKLTDPDEEIELIVGKKIKIGKRSFFELL
- a CDS encoding M3 family metallopeptidase, which translates into the protein MNILTEKFNTPYHSAPFDQISNADYLPAFKELIRKSEEEIHAIVNSPEEPTFENVIEALAYSGEQLDVASNIFFNLNSAETSDELQQIAQEVSPILTEYSSKISQNEALFNKIKKVYDEKEKYNLNEEQQMLLNETYKGFVRSGALLNEEDKEKLKKINMDLSLKSLQFGQNVLASTNNYFKHITSKEDLAGIPDAILEQYAEEAKERNLEGWVVTLQYPSYIPFMTYAENRDLRKELALANGKRSFDGGEFDNQHLVKELLSLKQQKAELLGYKNYAEYVLEERMAKSPAKVIDFLNELLTKAKPYAGKEIEELKALAKADGIEEMQAYDHAFYAEKLRKAKYDLNDEELKPYFPLNQVQDAVFGLANQLFGLTFEERNDVPKYHEDVKVYEVKENGEYKSLLYADYFPRKGKRAGAWMTSYKNQYKKDGENSRPHISIVCNFSKPTKDTPSLLTFQEVTTLFHEFGHALHGMLANTQYPNLSGTSVKWDFVELPSQFLENFCYEPEFLKTFAKHYKTGEVLPDEKIEKIAQSKNFMEGYQTLRQLGFGLLDMNYHTKVGELENKSVKEFEDKYTKATQLYPANPEMAMSPSFSHIFQGGYSAGYYSYKWAEVLDADAFQYFKENGIFNPEIAAKYKVLLSSGGTKDPMELYKSFRGSEPKVESLLKRAFG
- a CDS encoding DUF2628 domain-containing protein, translating into MKNDIELYKSFFQKRDDYYLETLDKYNQGKKFTFNYATLIFGIFWFLYRKMYIEVIIIYSFISLESLFENLLLKRLIGEERTVIFSFCITVLFLITTGFSGNILYLKKAIRTIGKAKKKYPDFENQNSYVAKKGGTSLVVITILIISLVLILAL